In the Pseudonocardia cypriaca genome, one interval contains:
- a CDS encoding DUF3159 domain-containing protein, with protein sequence MTEQQHPDQNRNQDPIDQEKPTPAASASPEPARTREQVVLDRMGGRRGFIYSTIPIVVFVTANLFLPLVATLGIAVSVGGALTAIRIIRGERWTSAAAGLVGVAVAATIVGLTGSAKNYFLLGIWAYFAGFVIAVVSVLIRWPVSGIIWNFLHAGKYRWRSDRSVMRAHSLATLAAAAVLGSRFVIQQWLYLADSTSGLGIARIAMGTPLSALVAVVGFWAFRHSSKQLIKRPDHAPEVPGDGRR encoded by the coding sequence ATGACCGAACAGCAGCACCCGGATCAGAACCGGAACCAGGACCCGATCGACCAGGAGAAACCCACGCCTGCCGCATCCGCGTCCCCGGAACCCGCCCGCACCCGGGAGCAGGTGGTGCTGGACCGGATGGGCGGACGAAGGGGGTTCATCTACTCGACCATCCCGATCGTCGTGTTCGTGACGGCCAACCTGTTCCTCCCACTGGTGGCAACGCTCGGCATCGCCGTCTCGGTCGGAGGGGCACTGACCGCGATCCGCATCATCCGCGGCGAGCGATGGACCTCGGCGGCCGCAGGCCTGGTCGGTGTCGCGGTCGCCGCCACGATCGTTGGCCTGACCGGGTCGGCGAAGAACTACTTCCTGCTCGGGATCTGGGCCTATTTCGCCGGCTTCGTCATAGCCGTCGTCTCGGTGCTGATCCGCTGGCCGGTGAGCGGGATCATCTGGAACTTCCTGCACGCGGGCAAGTACCGATGGCGATCCGACCGGTCGGTGATGCGCGCACACAGCCTCGCCACACTGGCCGCCGCCGCCGTGCTGGGCTCCCGGTTCGTCATCCAGCAGTGGCTCTACCTCGCCGACAGCACCAGCGGACTGGGCATCGCCCGCATCGCGATGGGCACCCCGCTGTCCGCACTGGTCGCAGTGGTCGGGTTCTGGGCCTTCCGGCACAGCAGCAAGCAGCTGATCAAGCGGCCGGACCACGCACCGGAGGTTCCGGGCGACGGCCGACGCTAG